The sequence CCACATTTTTTATACTGctgatacagtaaaacctgtaaGACTAACCTTAGTGTAAAGGGCAAAATTAAAATCAAGCTGTACAATCATTACGTTCATCTATAGTTATACGGACACgtgtattgtttaaaaaaagaaggcattttgacggacggacggaggtaCAGACAGATTAAAATGATAATTGACATCATTTTATGCAAATGCATCACTTGCCCCTAGGAATAggtttaaatcattttatttataaatatttatcaaaaatatgtagTCATGGTAGTAAGTTCGCCAGTTGCGGAAttggaaatttattttgtttttgtatcataATCATGTCTGTGTAATGCAGTGATACTGGGCAGGCGTTACTAACAAAAGCGAGCAACACACTTAAAAcacattaacaaaatttattcaaagaaatttaAAGCAAGCAATAGTAAATAACTAAAACAAAGTTCTAATACTTGTACAATATTAACATTGAATAGAATATTCATCGATCCTGGTTTTGTAGCTTTGCTGAAGTTCCACAAAGTTTAATCCACATAAAACACTTTATATGAGAACTTCTATTATCTTTAGATATCCATGAGCACTCTTAAAATGCCTCCCGAAATATACTCAAAAATATTCCTTACGGATAAATTCAATTCAATACAACATACTTGTAACAATAATCCTGTGACAATGTAAACTATAACTAATAATTTCAATTAAAGAGTCTCTTTGTCCGAGTGGTTAAGGATGcaaacttgcccctcaccgatctGGGTTGAGACTTGCACGAGATGttaaattctttatgtgaggaagccgtccagctgtcttacggaaggtggtggttttacccaggcgcccgctcgtgatgaaataatgaaggaggggcacatggggtcttcccccaccatcaaagcttgaaattcgccatatgacatataactgtgtcggtgcgacgttaaacccaacaaaattgaTTTCAGCTACAAAGATAACCAGATCAGAAAAGTGATTCGTTATATACAAAACCAAGCTATTCTGGAACATTATACAAATGTATCAACATTTCTAAAAGTATCTCTTGTTTAGTTTACGGTGCAGTAAAACCTATGCTAAATACCACATGAGAATAGAAACCATCTACTTATAAAAGAGAGTATCTTACCTCACATATAGTGTGAAAGCACCTTTGTTGAAAGTACACCTCTCAAAAAAGGAGGTACTTTCGGTCACAAAAATAGATGAAACTTCGTTGGGAAATTGGCTTTCACCGATTAAGCTTAGCAAATCAGCAGAATTCAATTATAACAATATAAGTTTTATTGTAACTGAGAGCGAGCACCTATTTAAGAAATGATACGTTGATGGAGCCTGTATTCGTTATATTAACTTTAAGATATATGTATTAATCACATAATGTGTTTTCCAGCCTGTCATTTTTAAACCGAAGGGACGCAAACATATTGTATAGAATTGACCTCTGGCCGTAAACAtgattttctctcttttttcttcttcaatttgaTGATTACAACTTAAATTAGTAATTATACGTAATTGGTCTAACATTATTTTGTAGTTATGCATTCTTTCTATCTATTCCCAATAAGATTAATCAGAACATCAAAAGTGTGCGTTTTCTAAGTATTTCATGGAATGGTTTggataattttatctaaaatatctATGCATGGAATAAATTTAAAGCTAGAGCTACCACTAAAGGAGATTAATACCCCAAGAAACCGCTTTCGTACAGGGAAAGTAAAACGTTTTGACTTTGACCATCAAAAGTGACACTGGACCTTGTGACTTGGATAGTGCACTCTACATgtggtcttgatgaggttaagAAATGGCGCTAGTTCTATGAAAATTCTTCCAGTTGTTcagaagatatggagtggactaaaataattgatttttaacctctaaatgtgatcTTGATTTTTGATCTAAATATCTTGACTGTTCACTTTGTCCGTCGTCTGGATGAAGTAAACAATTGATGATACGTTATTAGATTTATGCTTATGGTTAAGAAAATATGGAGCTTTTTGATATATGAcatctgtggccttgaccttggacttTGTATTTTGAGTTATATACTCTACACAACGTCCAGATAATGTGAATTTTGACACTAGTTTTATGAACAACTTTCAAGCGGTTTGGAAGCTACGACctttattgacctttgacctctattgTTACATAAACTTTGGGTCTAATGAAATGGATTGTACGCTCTGCATGTCGTTCTGATGAGATAAACAATTGAttcttgttttatgaaaatctttccagtAGTTAAGAAGACACTGAGTGGACATGAAGTCAAGCTGTTTGAAAATTGACCTTGAAGTGTAatcttgatcttagacctagtgTTGTGTGCGTCGTCTTAGTGTGGTAaataactgattttatttttacgaaAATCCTCCAAAAAGATTTAAACAATATAGAGCGGAGATGAAGTCAAGCTATTTGACAattgacctccaagtgtaacatcgaactttgacctactggctTCGGTTTTGTACTGTGCCTGTCGTCTTAGTGTGGTATATAACTGATCTTATTTTACGAAAATCTTCCAAGAGATTTAGACAATATGGAAAAGACATAAAGTTCAACTATTTAACCATTGACCTCCGCTTaaagaagatatagagcggacacgacggacggacggaccatcGGACGGACATCCGTGATTCCAATATAGCTTTGTATATGGAGGTATATGGAGGTATAATAACTACAAAAATTGTACAGTAAAACATCTAGAACGTTTTGTATTACATCTTGAAAATTAATCTGAAAACAGCATGGGGAAGACCCATTTGTTAGTTAATTAGCAACATCATCAAACCATTtacatattaaacaagagctgtcattattaatgacaaatgcccccgaagtgtgcccaagaattctacagttgtctgtgcaaaatatacCAGAAAAGTTTAGGTATGATTCATTTtgtaaccttgactttgacctgagagacccgggtcataagcacGACAAACcctctcaatatggttaacatgtgtcaaaatattttcagatacCTGGATAAATGGCAGATTTATGGATTAGACAAGAAATAGACAATGTTAAACTTTGActtctaagcgtgaccttgacctttgagctaggattCTTTGTCTtgcgcacgaacgcacgcacgcatggacggacggacagtgccaGAAATTATAATTCAAAAGCAAGTGAATATAGAATTTCCCAAAAAGTTATATAATCATATATCAATAAGAAAAGTCGCTTTACATCCAACAATGTCAACTCAAATAGTAGGCAATTTAATTTGCTTTCATCTAACGTAAGTTAGTCGTTTATTAGGAAATTAACATGATTTACCAATAACCTACGTCATTCGAATATTGGGAAATATCCTTGCTTGAATCCTAGCCAACGTTAGGGCACGCTTGTCGAACACTAGGAAAGTGCAATAATATTGCTTTTCCAAAAGCCTATCCAACAATGGTATTCACCTGACCTTATGCGGACTAGGAATAACTTACCATGTGGCTCTAAGACTTACCTATCCTACGTCAGTAGCTAATTTGAAAATTAACCTTACTTTACTCCTACCTTTCGTCAGTAATTACACTGCATTACTTCTAGCCAACGACAGTAATAACATTACATTACTCCTAGCCTACGACAGTCGCATAATAGGTAATTAATATTACTTTGCCATAACCTAGGTCAGTTGCATCAAATATCTATATGTTAAAGCATtcagaatgtatttttttcacatacaCCATATAAAAGCATCAAAATACCAAATTTTATcacatacaatacaaaaaaaaaagaatacagaAATATCTACATTGTCAGAAAATATACAGAAGATATCTGTGCTTTGAAAAACGACATATATAAGAAGAGCATAGACAAATATCAACTGATTTTCAATGTCAGCcagaaaatacatttacaaatacaTGATATAAAAGCATTAAGAGTGTCTTTTTACAGGGTGTCCCCTAAAATAAAGttcagtatattatatattatacctGCTAAAGAAATGAGTAATACGAAACATTTTTTGCAATTCAATTCATTAActtaatttagtaaaaacatcatttatgaAATCATTGATGACGTAATCAGTGACATCACATTTGTCCAAAATGGAGGTTTCGGATCAGAAACGATGAAAATCTCCAATAATTGAGAAAAAGTGCTAAGAGAAAactaatatgatataatattaatTTCAACATGATTTGGCATCtgatgtttgtattttaatactAAATAGTTGTCTGAATCTTTTAGACAGAAACTCATTATcctcatcatcatcgtcatcttACAATCCATAGTTATCGTCTAATTCTAGAACTCAGCAACTGAATAGTCTCATTCCTCGGACTTATGACGTAATTAATGACATCACATTATGGATAACTCAGCAACTGAATGGTCTCATTCCTCAGACTTATAACGTAATCAGTGACATCACATTATGAGTAACTCAGCAACTGAATGGTCTCATTCCTCATTCCTCGGACTTATGACGTAAATCAATGACATCACATTATGAGTAACTCTGCAACTGAATGGTCTCATTCCTCGGACTTATGACGTAAATCAATGACATCACATTATGGGTAACTCAGCAACTGAATGGTCTCATTCCCCGGACTTATGACGTACTCAATGACATCACATTATAAGTAACTCAGCAACTGAATGATCTCATTCCTCGGACTTATGACGTACTCAATGACTTTAATACGTTCAAAATTGTCCAGGAATGTTTCAGCTCGGACATACACTGAATGTAGTTATTCAGAAAAATGGTTCACATGATCATACAATAACATTGTACAACCCGActgtgtaaaattctgatgtGAAACATAGTTAGAATTCTAACTGCATGTACTTTGCATagtaaaagttatattatttacatcattttcatatttaataaaaacatatttatatctatCAATAAAAGTACGTACATGTTGTTTGGGACACCCTGTATACTCCACATAGaatattcataaaatgtaatattaagcaTAGCTGATAAACTCATATGTTTTAAGCGCatacaaaacatatacatttttcaCCACTCTTGTGCATAAATTTATGTACAGTCACACCTGTAAATCGGACCAACTCAGAACACCGCCAGTCTACTAACTACCCTTGAAAGTCAAAACTTTTGTCTCCCTGTTCACCAGCAAAGGGTAGAATATACTCGTAAACCCGTGAAGAGAAGGGTCCGGCAAACAAAGTCACAAATCTGTTATATAGACTGATTTGACTgcagtcaaaaaatataaaattatgttccGTACAGAATATAGATCTATGTTTACAATCAAAACTCTaacctaaacaaaattttaaagtgtATCCAAAACAATAGATATACAAAGTTTCGTCCTTATTAATTTCCAGGAAATACTTTATATTTCTGCTACGCAATATTGCATCTATTTCATCCAAACTGATtgaaattatcattaatcaaATTATCTTAACTTTGTTATTTGTCCGGGGGTGGTCGCATTGGTCCAAGACTGATTAATAAAACCTACACGAGAACATCGTGCTTACATAGAAACATtgcaatgaaataacaaatacattATTATCTAATACTCTAAGATGAAAAGTATcaataaaaaggtaaaaaatagagaaaaatgccTTAATTCAGACCTgaaaatttaacccttaccctgctaaatttctatactgGACTTTCCCATCATTCAATTTATGCAATACCATATATCATacgaaggggtgtttgctgaaaaattactgactgaacagcgaacagtgcagaccatgattagcctgcacggatttgcaggctgatcttggtctgtacttgTCGGAAAGGCAGAAATAttcaccgccagcaggctaaaggttaataatccACCTTATggcattttatatatatatatataaaatattagtacattttaatttcaCCGCGAATagatcttttgttgttttttttttttttctcgaagtTAACAGGACGTATCCTAAGCCTAAGAGCTATGACTATTGCGCTATATAATGCACTATTTCGCTATTACACTTGATGTAGTATTTATCTTgtgtaaaaataatatcaattttacaaGCGATAGACATGATACATTTACGATACGCACCTCCcgcatgaacattaaattcaataatgaaaaacatattaTATAGCAATATCTGTGAAATATGAATTAATCAATAATATATCCGAAGCAGTAATTTTGGcagttgaataaaatcattgtttggagttcagatgcgaagaataTATATCAAGATAGATCTATatgggtgcagcccgagtgacgTAAACAACGCATctgaaatacaagaaatgaattttttcaGAGAAAATCACTTgctgagatatattattttgattctaacatgatATCAAGGATTGCTTtctacatccttgacgacatccaccaAACGCTGTAACTTAAAACAGATCTGGTGCGTCTgcgatatattacagactccgatatataccggattcaatttgaacgaaaagtatcttaaatataaatattttgcaacCTTGGTGATACtaacagtatattatacatattattcaCTAAATGCGAGCGGACAGCGGACATGCAAAcctttgcgtatttttgccgtgcgctctaactgataatcacttccgggcatgcgcagaacggctgcaccagatcCGCCAAATATTTGTCATTTCTTGTGTCGTATTCGTATTCAACTATGACGTTTAACGTTCCGTCGTAATAACTGTGACGCACTTACTACGTTTTAAAAATTTAcgttctaatatgactaacaacgCTTTAGTCATCataacgatattatgttgacgtcacgtcgacgtgatatttagctcCAGTCActcatcgagaaatagcgctttcaaatttgatcaaatatttttcttatacacatgtttaaaacgaaatgtcacataacataactgtcttaattaagtcacaaacgcacgcacgcacgcacgcaccacacacacacgcacgcacgcacgcacgcacagagaGAGATTGGTTattagctgtgcagaataattcgctaTCATTTGCGCGCTAATGGAACTATtctgcaagacgtattaccatttccggtcttggcgtgtataaacaaaggagcgtgacaaCCTGCCATTCGGCGCCATGCATGCgctaataaacaaatatttataaacaagaagGAATTTACCTGAACTTTATAACGTCCGAATAAAGTATCAACTTATTCtggttaatatttttttctaaacaaaggATACTGGAAACGTGTCGCTTTTTAGCAAAACCGGTCTacaatttattgtaaaatgtaaataaaatattataaatatttttatgtaatgaAGATATGTTTTGGAGAGCTTTTCTTCACATTTTACAACAACTTGAGTGTTATTTAATGAATACATAGTGTATAACATTATTAATTGTTTGCAATTActatataaaaaatatctgtCTAAATTTCGAAAATCTGTAATTTAGTCTCGAAGCGTAACTCTTGAATAAGGCTAATTGTTACAACACAAAGTTTAATATCTAAAATTATCATATCATAATAGGGCTCCTATGTACGGCACTTTGCATTCCTGTTTAGCCGAGTGTCATCAATAGATCGGGCAGATTATTCTAATGTATAAGAACCGTTTAATTTTTCAACCGTAAAATTTGCGTAAACAACTTataaaagattgcaaaaagtgtaaaatgtatttccaaatttcatcaaattttgacAAACAAAATGCTTTTTAACTATTCAAAACAAATGGATTCCTTATCATGTATTGTATTAATTTATGCACCTGTCATCTTTTTATGTACGTCTTATTAACATACGGGATTTCTTCAATGATTCGTAACCGGCTAATCCTTTATGAAATAGACCAGTCCTTTCAACCTCACATTCAGTTCCAGGCAGACAGTATTTCCCGTTAAAATTCACTGCCGTACAGTAGTCATACCACCACGCACCGTGTTTCGATTCTGCACACCAATCATCATTATCTCTGTCATAGGTTGAGAATCGTTGACCATTATTGTAGGAAAAGGTGTAATAGGGTATTACAtctgaaacataaaaaataatgaaatttgctGGTTTTTATGGTGTCTAAGAGATCAGAGATTGACCAAAGAATATATTTTGCTATAATGTATTATGAATTTAATCAAGTTACTTTTTTGGTCTGACATAATGTCTGTTTTAGGCATACGTACATGTTTTCATAcgcaaaatattttttgcttgatgaatattagaaataattattagaaattattttcattagaaataacATTAGTGAATTGATGTAAATTGTGGAATGATGAAgcaaaatgacataaaaatacTGCCATACATGTAGATGTAGTACTTTTAAATTTTCTGATAGCATTTTGCTGTAGCAACTGAGCTGTGGCCTGCTTCACGGAGCATTCTTGTACATAAACTTGAACTTGTAGAACTAAGCAGTAAAATACTTTCACAAAGTATGTTTTATCTAGGCAAACCATAAGTTTATGTGTCTTTCAATGTCGACTTAAAATGAAGTTAGACTTATGGCGGCCCATTACACTTGTGAGAGGTTTAGCTATAATCTACATAGAAGAAAAAGTTCTGTTCgcgataatattttcaaaattgcgATTTTCCCATACACTCCTATTACGCAAACTTGCATgatatccatttttagctcacctggtgagtttttgtgatcgcttgatgtccggcgtccgtcgtctgtctgtctgtctgtcgtctgtcaacatttagcttgtgtatgcgatagaggctgtagttttcaactgACCTCCATGaagtttttgtcagaatgataaattgatgaaatataggccaagtttgaaaatgggtcatctgagttaaaaaaaactaggtcactaggtcaactcaaagaaaaaccttgtgtatgcgatagaggatgtttcttttcaattgatcctcatgacttttagtcaaaatgattgccttgatgaattctaggtcagatttgaatatgtgtcagctgggatcaaaaactaggtcactaggtcaaatcaaagaaaaaccttgtgtatgcaacaggggctgcattttataccggatcttcatgaaatttgatcagaatgtttgtccggatgaaatctaggttgaatttgaatatggtcATCTaggatcgaaaactaggtcacccggtcaaattaaaggaaaaccttgtgtacgcaataggggctgtattttacactgcatattcataaaatttagtcagaatgtatGCCTTGATGAATTccaggtcaagttagaatatgggttatatgtggtcaaaaactaggtcacaaggtcacatcaaagaaaaacatcgtgtatgcaatagggactggatttttcaattgatcttcatgtaattttgtcagaataatagcctTCAAAGTTGATGAAATCAAGGTAAAGTTTgcatatgggtcatctggggtcaaaaactgggtcgctaggacaaatcaaataaaaacgttttgtatgtgatagaggttgtatttttcaatcgaggttcatgaaatttgatgagaatgattgccttgatcaaatctaggtcaaattcgaatgtaggtcatgtcggctcaaaaactaggtcactaggtcaaattgaagaaaatacttgtttacacttaagagaccacatttttggtccaatcttaatgaaaattggtcagaatatttgtgtccatgaaatcactaggtcaaacctgcttacactgttatggtgtgtttctcaggtgagcgacctaggaccatcttggcccttttgtttaaaACGTCAGTCGAGCAAAAAATCAAGTTTAATCAGcttctgcattgtagaaaaaagatCTGAACGTGATATCTACCATACTGCCGTTTTGTTTCAATAGCATTTCAGTGATAACATGTTCTCCTTAAGTAATAGAAAACGTCCAAACATGAGGAGTGTAAACTACTTCAGACTTAATATAAAGGTCAATTTCCCTGGGAGAATATTAGTCTCGCCTCGGGTTCGAACACGGTACTGCCATGTTACATTTCAATTCtaacattttattcttttaaactgAACCTAATAACAACGAGCTTATGTTTAATATAGTTAAATTACTCTACCTGAAAAACTGTTTACTACGCTTGTTGTATTGACAGCGTATAACTTGTGCCCTCAAGCTTGAAGTCCATGTATTTTTCATAACCTTCCCCATTGTTATTCCTCGTCATTTCAAGCCGAATCTCGGTAGTACCTTGGCTAGCCAGTTCCTGGATATATTTCAATCCTGATAACGAGCAAGTTTCAAAGATTATTACAACATATTTACGTTAGCTATATTtttgtatgcaaaaaaaaaacgttgattttcataaaaacaatatttgtgtaATCATATCAAGCGCGGCCTCGTCTACGAGAATATACGCAGCATGTGACGTCATTctcgaaaaaacaaaacattgtccaaaaaatatttcaaaattggacacttaaatttaaaagaaaaaagaacattaaattaaAGGTAGGATGGTAAAGATCAAAACATAATCGACAATACTAGATCTACATGATTTTTGACTAGattcaacaatattttaaataaaaactaggAACTGAATTTTTATCGGAAAGCAAATTAGAAATGAAAGTgggttttttatcatttattttgattttcggATCTTCTTGAAAAGCAAATCACTGATTTTATAGCAAGCTTCTGTAAACATGTATAGGATTGAATGTTATTTGATGTGcttttatacgggtataaaccataCTGAGACTTCTTGAAAGTCACCAAAAAAATGCTAGCGCgataaataaatgtattcaaTATTGGTATATTAACTgtttactaaaataaataaatcccaAGActttcagaaaatcaaaataatgtcatgATATCTATCTTTTCAACATCCTAATGAACATTTCCAAATTAAGACGAAATCGAACACGGAGGTCGGGAGAAAGGTGATAATGAGGGGTCGTTTCAAAATcctttatatttgtaaatatataacaaatgagGCGTAtcgtttctgttaaatatttattaGTTAATCAACACAGCACACATGAGATCATGCAATGTGAAAATAACTAACGGAAAAAGATAGGTTCGATGTTACTGTAacagtataaatatgttaaaataacattaagatttataagaaaaaatcatatatatatatatatatatatatatatatataggtattttctACATGTTTATCACTAAAATAGATAACCATTCCCGATCAAAGAGATTAGTTCATTGGCAATTATATCTGGTTCATTCATGGTTAAAggcaaaaacagtaaaaatactCGGCAACTTCCGTATGGTTACGTATTCTCAATGGACAATTCGGCAGCCTTCGGACATAAAGTAGCTCAACCGTCACATAACTTTCCTTAGACACCGAAAAATGCCGAATTCGTAAAAGGAAAATACTTTGTTTGCCGATTGCAGTTAAGGGTTGATTACCATAAAGTTGTAAAAAAATCACCGTAATAAAACAGGAGAATACGTGACAGTACTTACCCAGCCAAAATTCCCCATTTATGTCACCAAAACCATTTTCATATTCAGTGAAATTTCGATAGAATTCTATTGAACCATCAAACCGGTTTTGAATGAtctatgtaataaaatttgaataatattgataCTATTTACTTATTTAACATTTCTAAGCTGGTATTAAATACCTTAATAAAAACAGTAACACATtatctttaaataaaacaaataccaGTTGACTTACTCAGCTGCAATCAATTATTAACACACTGTGTCAAATAGCATGGCATCAAATAACATGTTTTTGACACATTGCAGTTGCCAGACAAAATGTTCGCTCTTTATGACGTTTACGTCACACAACAATTAATAATGAAAATGTCATTAAACAACGGGCAAGATGTGCAAGTTTGAACAAGGCAGGCACACCCCAGTCGCGTATGAACTTCCTAATAATATTATGGCATTACTTCATGtgccgcaattgttttaaacatctAAGATTATCGGCACAGTCACATTTGCTAAAATActataatttatttacttcacaTAGAAAAACTTACCGTCCAGGCGCCTCCGTCTACTTCCATGTCACAGAAGACTGTCAACATGCCACGTGATTTCAACAATTGAATTTCGTACGTTCCACTGCCTGCGGCGGGGTCTCTGTCAGCAATGTCTTTACAATCTGTTATTTGTACTGCAGGAATCTCTTTAGTAAAGAAAtccaaaaatgattttcaaaagggAGTATGAAGAAAGCCATCTCTCAAAGATTCAATTGAGACACGTTGTGGCCACTGATTTTGAGGGAATCGTTAATATTATGTATTAATATCCATAAGCAATTAAGCTATATATTTTAATTCTGAGGCatgtaaattaaaaacaagagcataGCCTCTCTTTTACACAATTAGACATAATGTTCTTAGAGCAAAAGCAAATGAAATCACACGAAAAGTGTCATTTGTTGAAGACAGTTCAAAACCAGACAAGAAAACAGCAGAATAATGCGATCatgaaaatgtcttattttgaaaaagatcAAGAACTACTATGATATCAATTAACTAATTAATTGTACAAAACATTATTAGATCTGTAAATgtatatttgtgtttgttttaggTCTACTTAGGCATTTAGGCATAGCATTAGTCTTCAGTTTGTTTTTTCCTGATACATTTTGTCTGTTTCCAAGGGCTAAAGTGTAATATCTACATATTGTTCGTTTTAGTAGATGGAGATTTTACTGTGAATTGTATAACGTCATTTTTATGATAGAATATTAATATAAAACTACTTTAAAGTTTAATTCTGTAATAGATATTTGTTCTCTAGgtctctcatatttcttttaagaaaggtttgcatgaatatttatgtgtaaatataacttattatatttgtattcattcagaATGAGGCTATAATAAACATATCTTGTCTTGTCTCATTCTATTCATACCTCTCTGTTCGCAAGTAGCCGTCTCCCACTTTTCATTCAGCTGACATTTGACGGACTTCTGCTCTGTGACAAAACCTTCATGACAATATACAGACGCGGTGTCGTTATACTTGTCAGATGCGTCAAGCTTTGCCCATCCGTTTGGTATATTAGGAAGTCCTACACACTCTGTAAATATGACATTGCATACATTTAAAATAGATATTCTCCTCATGCTATACATTGCCTATATTAGGCACACACTATAATAATGGCATTGCTAgcatttaaaaatagatattcTCCTCATGTCATACATTGCTTCCATTACGCACAGGCTATATTAATGACATTGCGTACATATAAAGTAGATATTCTCCTCGTGTCATATATTGCTTCCATTACGCACAGGCTATATTAATGACATTGCGTACATATAAAGTAGATATTCTCCTCGTGTCATACATTGCTTCCATTACGCACAGGCTATATTAATGACATTGCGTACATATAAAGTAGATATTCTCCTCATGTCATATATTGCTTCCATTACGCAGAGGCTATATTAATGACATTCCGTACATATAAAAGTAGATATTCTCCTCATGTCATATATTGCTTCCATTACGCACAGGC is a genomic window of Mercenaria mercenaria strain notata unplaced genomic scaffold, MADL_Memer_1 contig_3152, whole genome shotgun sequence containing:
- the LOC123543005 gene encoding ficolin-2-like, which gives rise to MAGKCGESTCSEKQRCVNYKDTFLCIDIKCVGLPNIPNGWAKLDASDKYNDTASVYCHEGFVTEQKSVKCQLNEKWETATCEQREIPAVQITDCKDIADRDPAAGSGTYEIQLLKSRGMLTVFCDMEVDGGAWTIIQNRFDGSIEFYRNFTEYENGFGDINGEFWLGLKYIQELASQGTTEIRLEMTRNNNGEGYEKYMDFKLEGTSYTLSIQQA